From Brassica rapa cultivar Chiifu-401-42 chromosome A06, CAAS_Brap_v3.01, whole genome shotgun sequence:
CTAAGCACACGGTCCGTAACTAGAGCTTGGAGTACCATCAAGCTTGATTGCACAGCAATAGGAATGCTAACAAAgatgatggatagccacagaggAAGAAGTCGAAGAACGGCTTTGAAATCTTCTACTTCCTGAACAGAGCATAGTCTCCATTTGTTATTAGTTGTGTCGCCACTCTCCCCTTTCGTCTTCAATGTTGCACGGTTAAAGAAGCTGCACATGTAATTTCTCTTTCTTTCAGTTCTGGTTTAAGTTTAATGAATTTTTCaagctttttttgttttcacCTGAAACTCTGGGAGGGCACTACAGCAGAATTCTTGTTCTTTTGTCCGAGCCCATGGTGGTAATAATCTTCGTCTTTGGATGAGATAACAGCCTTTCTTTTCACTGTAGCAGCGACTATAACACGGACTAGACTTGTGAAGGGACTTCCCATAGGTTTGTTATGCTTGTAAAGTCTCTTCCCGGAGATGAAAAGGATAAAACTGATTAAATTAGCAGCAGCGCAGAGACCAAACCCGAGCTTCCAGCTAGCATTGTCCTGAGTATATACAATTGCTGTCGCGCTAATGATCGCGCCTGTATTTACCATGAGGAAGTAACAGTTGAAGAAGGTTCCTTGATCTTTAGGTTTCTCATATTGGTTTGCACCAGCAGATGCCAAAGCCACTCGTGTCTCAGCTGTTCCAGTAGTCACTAGAGCTAGGACTACATATATAATCCCAAGCTGGAGGTCTGATGGTGATTGGCATAGGATTGAGCCCGGTTCACACGGTCGAGGTCTCAAGTAGTCCGAAAATGCGATAAGAGTCAAAAGAGAGATGCCCTGAAAAAGACGTTTTGGAAATGGTGAGCCTTTTGTATAAATTGATAGTAGAGCCTCGATGAGTTTTGGATTTACGAGCAGAGAAATGAATGTAGAAGCCAAGATGATGGGAATGTCTCCGAAGAAAGAGTCGGCTAGAATGGCTGCAACAACAGGCAACATGGCAAGACATccattgaaaatatttgaaatctgAGCAGCAGCGATGCTCTTGATGTTGAATTCCTCGATCAAGAATACGATCAAGTTAAGTATCACCCCGAAAGAAGTTATGGACAGTCCTAACAACGTAACTGCACCATATATAACCAGTATCACCTGTCTATGCTTTTTTTGAGCCCAAGAACACAGAAAACATAGAgcataaaaataacaaaaatatataaacaccaACCGATGATGAAGGGAAAAGTGATCCAGCCACCACGCTTGCTGCTTGGATCGCCAGAGTGTTGCACTTCTATGTCACCAGAGACTAAATCAGCCATGAAAGAAAGAACAATCAGGAGTTACTTCTGACTTATGTTTGTGTGTCTGCTGACGATGTAAAAGCCTTAACACTATATATAATCTCGAAATGCATGTCAACTTTTGCGTGGTGCAAGATTTGGTATAGATTTTGTTTGCTCTGATTATAAAATAGCTAGCCAAAATGTGAAATTTCATCTACTGTTGTCGTTTTCCAATATCACGTTGGTGgatataataaaaactaaaaaagatcTAGCCAGATCTTCAATAGTAGTATCCACTAATCATCTTTGTATAGTCTTTATGTCAATTCTGAAATTTTTTAAGAGTTTCCCGAGACTGATTTGATCAAGATTTGtgctaaatttttttatagtcgTGTACTGATCACGAAAGTTGAAGCCTCCTTGATGGTTATgtatctgtaaaaaaaaaagagagtaaacgTTGCCTAGTATAAAATTATCGATAAAGTCTTTACCGTAAAGATATCATTTACTGACCCTGAATTTGATGAGTATCTGCGGTTTAATCTGTTGTTatcaaggaagaagaagatataaGGTTAACTGAAAACGTGTACACCTTGACGAGTGAacgttttattttatgttattgaaATGATTTGGTAATGGTTTACATTTAGAAGCACCTAACCACGTTTTGACATTCTATCCTCTGTTGTATTAAAAATCAGGTGTGTTATAGAAAGTGAAAATGAGTTGACCAAATCTTCCATAGTGGTATCAGGaggaagatatatatataacgttATACAATGATAATTTTCTCCTTATGCCACCTATCATAATCAGTAAAAGTGTCGTGAGACTTAGTTGACCGAAACcaaaactgttattttttttggtaaaatgtgaAAAGACCATCTGAGttatttttcacttttttaaGATACATTTTTTTAGTTACAGATTAGTCTCTCAACTTTAATTTGTTCTTAAATTTTACTTAAATAAACTATAAGAGCTAATATTACCAACTTActttaaaagtttttattttttttattcaatcaatttaaaatattaaatataatagaaacatgtttttcttttttttactaatatttagaTGAAACAcaattacataaataatataaaaaccgAAAGACTTGATAAACAtcaaactaaatataaaaaaaaacttagcacATCAAAAACTAACACTTAATAATCTAGTAAACCATTTCCAGATccactaaaattgttaaaatattgtccaaatgAAGTGGTTGCTTGAGAAGACTGTTGAGCTTGTTGTTTGTTCAGTTCTTTCTACTAAAATTCGATTTGCTCAGATTGAATGTATGCATGAACGTTAGGATCTTGTATGGAGTTCAAATCACGAAATAAAATTGTGTTCTCTTCTTTAAAACTTCCTTAAAGCATAATTCTTGTTTTGAATCTCCAAACGTTGATGCCTTTGTGCGCTTGTTTTCTCTAATTTCTCCagtagttttttattttcttctccaAGGTGTTAATAACAAGTGATGTTTGATCATCAATTTTTCTTTTGAGTTTGGCTTTTTTCACTCCAATTGGTTTCTTAGATCTACCCATTctatcttcttcatcatctaaatttatagaaaaaaatagacAAACTTGGAGATTCTTGTGTAGCATAATCAGATGTAACATTTTCCAATTCTGGATTTGTATCTCCGAAACCACATGAGTTTGATACTTTTCTTGTGCATGTGTCACCATCTTTAA
This genomic window contains:
- the LOC103873448 gene encoding protein NRT1/ PTR FAMILY 2.3-like isoform X1, producing the protein MADLVSGDIEVQHSGDPSSKRGGWITFPFIIVTLLGLSITSFGVILNLIVFLIEEFNIKSIAAAQISNIFNGCLAMLPVVAAILADSFFGDIPIILASTFISLLVNPKLIEALLSIYTKGSPFPKRLFQGISLLTLIAFSDYLRPRPCEPGSILCQSPSDLQLGIIYVVLALVTTGTAETRVALASAGANQYEKPKDQGTFFNCYFLMVNTGAIISATAIVYTQDNASWKLGFGLCAAANLISFILFISGKRLYKHNKPMGSPFTSLVRVIVAATVKRKAVISSKDEDYYHHGLGQKNKNSAVVPSQSFSFFNRATLKTKGESGDTTNNKWRLCSVQEVEDFKAVLRLLPLWLSIIFVSIPIAVQSSLMVLQALVTDRVLSPHFKVSAGSIQVIAIIFSCIFIIMNNWLFYPMYHKLTNKVMTPLQKIGMGHVFTILSMVISAVVESKRLKTVQNEHLMSVLWLFPPFVILGISEAFQLPAHIELFYGEFPESLRNTATSLTSLVIGITFYLSTALIDLIQRTTAWLPDDINHGRVDNVYWVLVTGGVLNFGYFLVCSWFYNYRFLRDNGQEQDPKDVII
- the LOC103873448 gene encoding protein NRT1/ PTR FAMILY 2.3-like isoform X2, whose protein sequence is MADLVSGDIEVQHSGDPSSKRGGWITFPFIIVTLLGLSITSFGVILNLIVFLIEEFNIKSIAAAQISNIFNGCLAMLPVVAAILADSFFGDIPIILASTFISLLGISLLTLIAFSDYLRPRPCEPGSILCQSPSDLQLGIIYVVLALVTTGTAETRVALASAGANQYEKPKDQGTFFNCYFLMVNTGAIISATAIVYTQDNASWKLGFGLCAAANLISFILFISGKRLYKHNKPMGSPFTSLVRVIVAATVKRKAVISSKDEDYYHHGLGQKNKNSAVVPSQSFSFFNRATLKTKGESGDTTNNKWRLCSVQEVEDFKAVLRLLPLWLSIIFVSIPIAVQSSLMVLQALVTDRVLSPHFKVSAGSIQVIAIIFSCIFIIMNNWLFYPMYHKLTNKVMTPLQKIGMGHVFTILSMVISAVVESKRLKTVQNEHLMSVLWLFPPFVILGISEAFQLPAHIELFYGEFPESLRNTATSLTSLVIGITFYLSTALIDLIQRTTAWLPDDINHGRVDNVYWVLVTGGVLNFGYFLVCSWFYNYRFLRDNGQEQDPKDVII